The DNA window GTGAAGAAATGTTGCTTTGGATTCATTCAGCTGAGTGGCCAAAGACCTCATGTAATCGGGGGACACATGGTTTTCTGAGGTTGGCGTGACAAAAATTATCAGTATGCAGGTCTGCAAATTACAACGTTAGTAATTTTTCAAATGTGCAGTATCACAACTGACCTCTAGCAGTCTTCATGGCTTCAGAGATCAAGCGTCGACAGGCTTGGTCAGCCAGATGAACCACACTAGTGGCACATTTCAGCCGGTCAGCCTCCTGCACAGCACGAGAAaacaacttaatttaaaatccaGAATGAACAGATTTAACGGGAGGTTTGCTAACACACCTTTTGTTCAGTGTAGTCCTCAATTGGCCTCAGTGGGTTGCCCAGTGAAAATAAGATCAACTCTATCACCTTCTGGCTACGGACAAGGAACATGGGGAGAAATAGACTGAGGCAACACATTAAGACATGACTTATGCAATTTAGAATTAGTAGTAAGTATTAACAAACTGCTCATTCTGCTGTCGTACATGTCACATTTTGATAAGCTGTCTGTCGTGTTGAgtgaaatgctgtttttctccCATAGGTTCTTCTGTGGATTTGGAGACTCCAACCGCTTCACCATCTCCAGTATCACCTCAGTGGGAATGGGTTGAGACCTGCCCTCATTTCTGCCAATGCAGGACTCCAAATCACAGTGTAGATACACCTGGCAGAACCCAAGTGAGTCTGCATTAAAAGTTGAGAAATGCATTAAGCCAAAGGGACATTGTTTAAACCTAAATCACATTAAATTTGTAGTTGCCTTGAAATTACTCAAATTTCCCTTCATATATTATGAAATCAAAATATTGCCTGGTGCATTCCGATACTTGAGAGGTAGCTCAGATTTGGAGATATGGACTTAATATAAAAGCTCATAGGATgccttttgaaaaatgtaagcaaatgtaaaagattTGTACTTAATTGGCTAAAACGTTCAAAATTACTAATATGATCACTCACAAACACTCAAATTATTGGTCAACAttgtaaacacaaaacagtgCTTACACTTTCTTGCAAGTTGATAAACCTCATATCTCATGCTGGGATAGTAGAAGTTGTCATCCAGTAAAAACACAAGTGGTGCCTGGTCAACCTGAGAGCAGTCCAAAGCTTCAGGCTGCATCAGAGCTTGAATGCATTGTGCCCATGCAGAGCTGTTGATCTGACAACTGTTCGGCTGCTCTTCAGACTTCTTTAAAACCTGCTCAATGCACTGCAACACAGCCTGTCTGTGTAATTTCCACTCAGTGTGctaaaatgaaatcaaagaaAGGCGACCAGagtaaacacaaaatacagattAACAGAACAAGTAACAGATTATGGCAGATGATGGTAGATTGTACTGTTAATTCGTCCTTTCCTGCACAATAGCCCCTTTAAATAATTCCTGTAATGCATATAGAAAAAGATTTACATATCTctacatatatttttatgtttttatatctgTACTTTTTGCTCAGAAGGCCCTTATTGTTATAGTACTATTGTCAATGCAAGTGACACTATATTCGTAGTTAATCGTTTATTATAAGTCCACTCTTTATATCTTGGTTACAGTCTAATCAGAGGACGCTTTTTGGGTAACCGGTTTCCCACACCACCACTAAAAGTTAATATAGCCCATGCCATTACCAATTCTTGTAGTTTAACACCGTCCTCCAGCACTCTAGTCTGAAAAGCATGCTCTGGGATCAAGTCATCGTACGGCACCACCGCGGCTCTCCATCCGTGATGTGCAGCGGTGCTGAAGACCTTGCGTGCCAGGGACGACTTGCCAGCAGCAGGTAGCCCGCAAAAAACGCACAGACAGGCCGGAGCCCGTCCGAAACCTGCATCCACCCCTGCCGCCATGCGCTACCAAAAAGCAGGTTTAAAAAACACGCTTTTTAATATGGCCCTGTAGTCATCGACGCTAACATTTTCGGTTTATGAATCTAAGGTTGTTTACAGCTGACTTCCGCGTTATGCTACGTCAAACACGGCGACAACATGTGACTTCCGGACACagtaaattcaaaataaaagcc is part of the Channa argus isolate prfri chromosome 20, Channa argus male v1.0, whole genome shotgun sequence genome and encodes:
- the LOC137105585 gene encoding LOW QUALITY PROTEIN: L-seryl-tRNA(Sec) kinase (The sequence of the model RefSeq protein was modified relative to this genomic sequence to represent the inferred CDS: inserted 2 bases in 1 codon), encoding MAAGVDAGFGRAPACLCVFCGLPAAGKSSLARKVFSTAAHHGWRAAVVPYDDLIPEHAFQTRVLEDGVKLQELHTEWKLHRQAVLQCIEQVLKKSEEQPNSCQINSSAWAQCIQALMQPEALDCSQVDQAPLVFLLDDNFYYPSMRYEVYQLARKYSLGFCQVYLHCDLESCIGRNEGRSQPIPTEVILEMVKRLESPNPQKNLWEKNSISLNTTDSLSKCDIQKVIELILFSLGNPLRPIEDYTEQKEADRLKCATSVVHLADQACRRLISEAMKTARENHVSPDYMRSLATQLNESKATFLHNLRKQFLQDASSIQDDDVDVERVVKKAVDVFXHEEKEVLLRIISDLK